In the Pseudonocardia cypriaca genome, one interval contains:
- a CDS encoding TIGR03086 family metal-binding protein, whose product MDSADHLRHSIELAVATIRDTDVARYGDPSPCADYTVRDVVNHLAFGFLLAHRSGAREPWDPSWSGEDRTPYLVGLPEEKWAQACADEAAAAARAWAEPSAWEGEASMGGAAMPAAAIGSMMSAEFAVHAWDLARGTGRSLDVPEGLGAVVLDGVLAMAPSGREGGWFGPEVTVPTDAPAFERALAASGRDARWTP is encoded by the coding sequence ATGGATTCGGCAGACCACCTCCGACACAGCATCGAACTGGCCGTCGCGACGATCCGCGACACCGACGTCGCCCGCTACGGCGACCCGTCGCCGTGCGCGGACTACACCGTCCGCGACGTCGTGAACCACCTGGCGTTCGGGTTCCTGCTGGCCCACCGGTCCGGTGCGCGCGAGCCGTGGGACCCGTCGTGGAGCGGGGAGGACCGCACCCCCTACCTCGTCGGGCTGCCCGAGGAGAAGTGGGCGCAGGCCTGCGCCGACGAGGCAGCGGCCGCCGCCCGGGCGTGGGCGGAGCCGTCCGCGTGGGAGGGCGAGGCGAGCATGGGTGGGGCCGCGATGCCGGCGGCGGCGATCGGCTCGATGATGAGCGCCGAGTTCGCCGTGCACGCCTGGGACCTCGCCCGCGGCACCGGCCGCTCCCTCGACGTCCCCGAGGGACTCGGAGCCGTGGTGCTCGACGGCGTGCTCGCGATGGCACCGTCCGGGCGCGAGGGCGGGTGGTTCGGTCCCGAGGTCACGGTGCCGACCGACGCGCCCGCGTTCGAACGTGCCCTCGCGGCGTCCGGTCGTGATGCGCGGTGGACGCCGTGA
- the lepA gene encoding translation elongation factor 4, whose protein sequence is MSFADQTFTPPELIRNFCIIAHIDHGKSTLADRMLQLTGVVEERMMRAQYLDRMDIERERGITIKAQNVRLPWRVDGKDHVLHLIDTPGHVDFTYEVSRALEACEGAILLVDAAQGIEAQTLANLYLALDKDLTIIPVLNKIDLPAADPDRYAAEIAHIIGCEPWDVLRVSAKTGEGVVELLDQVVDVVPAPQGNSDAPARAMIFDSVYDTYRGVITYIRVVDGKITPRERIKMMSTGATHELLEVGIVSPEPKPSDGLGVGEVGYLITGVKDVRQSKVGDTVTSQRRGATEPLTGYREPRPMVYSGLYPVDGSDYPELREALDKLQLNDAALTYEPETSAALGFGFRCGFLGLLHLEITRDRLEREAGLDLISTAPNVVYRVELDDGTELIVTNPSDWPTGKVARVHEPVVKVTILAPSEFIGAIMELCQSRRGQLGGMDYLSESRVELRYTMPLAEIIFDFFDALKSRTRGYASLDYEEAGEQEADLVKVDILLQGEPVDAFSAIRHKDQAYSYGTTMASKLRELIPRQQFEVPIQAAIGSRIIARENIRAMRKDVLAKCYGGDITRKRKLLEKQKEGKKRMKTIGRVEVPQEAFVAALSTESTADKAKK, encoded by the coding sequence GTGAGCTTCGCCGATCAGACGTTCACCCCGCCGGAGCTGATCCGGAACTTCTGCATCATCGCGCACATCGACCACGGCAAGTCCACCCTGGCCGACCGGATGCTGCAGCTCACCGGCGTGGTCGAGGAGCGCATGATGCGCGCCCAGTACCTCGACCGGATGGACATCGAGCGCGAGCGCGGCATCACGATCAAGGCCCAGAACGTGCGGCTGCCCTGGCGGGTGGACGGCAAGGACCACGTCCTGCACCTGATCGACACTCCCGGCCACGTCGACTTCACCTACGAGGTCTCGCGCGCGCTCGAGGCGTGCGAGGGCGCGATCCTGCTCGTGGACGCGGCGCAGGGGATCGAGGCGCAGACCCTCGCCAACCTCTACCTGGCGCTCGACAAGGACCTCACGATCATCCCGGTCCTCAACAAGATCGACCTGCCGGCCGCCGACCCCGACCGCTACGCCGCCGAGATCGCCCACATCATCGGCTGCGAGCCGTGGGACGTGCTGCGGGTGAGCGCTAAGACCGGCGAGGGCGTGGTCGAGCTGCTCGACCAGGTCGTCGACGTGGTCCCGGCGCCGCAGGGCAACTCCGACGCGCCGGCCCGCGCGATGATCTTCGATTCGGTGTACGACACCTACCGCGGCGTCATCACCTACATCCGCGTCGTCGACGGGAAGATCACCCCGCGCGAGCGGATCAAGATGATGTCCACCGGCGCCACCCACGAGCTCCTCGAGGTGGGCATCGTCTCCCCGGAGCCGAAGCCGTCGGACGGGCTGGGCGTCGGCGAGGTGGGCTACCTGATCACCGGCGTGAAGGACGTGCGCCAGTCGAAGGTCGGCGACACCGTCACGAGCCAGCGCCGCGGCGCCACCGAGCCGCTCACCGGCTACCGCGAGCCGCGCCCGATGGTCTACTCCGGGCTCTACCCCGTGGACGGCTCGGACTACCCGGAGCTGCGCGAGGCGCTCGACAAGCTGCAGCTCAACGACGCCGCCCTCACCTACGAGCCGGAGACGTCCGCCGCGCTCGGGTTCGGGTTCCGGTGCGGCTTCCTCGGCCTGCTGCACCTGGAGATCACCCGCGACCGGCTCGAGCGCGAGGCCGGCCTCGACCTCATCTCCACGGCGCCGAACGTCGTGTACCGGGTCGAGCTCGACGACGGCACCGAGCTGATCGTCACCAACCCGTCGGACTGGCCGACCGGGAAGGTCGCGCGGGTGCACGAGCCGGTCGTCAAGGTCACGATCCTGGCGCCGTCGGAGTTCATCGGCGCGATCATGGAGCTGTGCCAGAGCAGGCGCGGCCAGCTCGGCGGCATGGACTACCTGTCGGAGAGCCGCGTGGAGCTGCGCTACACGATGCCGCTCGCGGAGATCATCTTCGACTTCTTCGACGCGCTGAAGTCCCGCACCCGCGGCTACGCCTCGCTCGACTACGAGGAGGCCGGTGAGCAGGAGGCCGACCTCGTGAAGGTCGACATCCTGCTGCAGGGCGAGCCGGTCGACGCGTTCTCCGCCATCCGGCACAAGGACCAGGCCTACTCCTACGGCACCACGATGGCGTCCAAGCTGCGCGAGCTCATCCCGCGCCAGCAGTTCGAGGTGCCGATCCAGGCTGCGATCGGGTCCCGCATCATCGCCCGCGAGAACATCCGCGCGATGCGCAAGGACGTGCTCGCCAAGTGCTACGGCGGTGACATCACCCGCAAGCGCAAGCTCCTGGAGAAGCAGAAGGAGGGCAAGAAGCGGATGAAGACCATCGGGCGGGTCGAGGTCCCGCAGGAGGCCTTCGTCGCGGCGCTGTCCACCGAGTCCACCGCCGACAAGGCGAAGAAGTAG
- a CDS encoding zinc-binding dehydrogenase has protein sequence MFAVYAAEPNADAPLDSLTVGERPAPDVPDGWVAVNVSAASLNMHDIWTLRGVGIKPDQFPMILGCDGAGTLPDGTEVVLHSVIGDPGWDGDETLDPKRTLLTEKHQGTFAETVVVPARNAVPKPAGLTAAQASVMGTAWLTAYRMLFTKSGLKPGQTMLVQGASGGVSTALVQLGRAAGMRVWVTGRTEEKRAVAERLGAHATFPSGERLPERVDAVFETVGDATWSHSMRALKPGGVIVVSGSTSGPNPGADLQRLFFLQLRVIGSTMGTRQELVDLLRFVENAGISPEIGLELPMDQAAEGFRAMLDGDTSGKIVFTQ, from the coding sequence ATGTTCGCCGTCTACGCCGCAGAGCCCAACGCCGACGCTCCGCTCGACTCGCTCACCGTGGGCGAGCGCCCCGCCCCGGACGTGCCCGACGGGTGGGTCGCCGTGAACGTCAGCGCGGCGAGCCTCAACATGCACGACATCTGGACGCTTCGCGGCGTCGGGATCAAACCGGACCAGTTCCCGATGATCCTGGGCTGCGACGGGGCGGGCACGCTGCCCGACGGCACCGAGGTGGTCCTGCACTCGGTGATCGGCGACCCGGGGTGGGACGGCGACGAGACCCTCGACCCGAAGCGCACGCTGCTCACCGAGAAGCACCAGGGGACGTTCGCCGAGACCGTCGTGGTGCCCGCTCGCAACGCCGTGCCGAAGCCGGCCGGGCTCACCGCCGCCCAGGCGTCGGTGATGGGCACGGCGTGGCTCACCGCCTACCGGATGCTCTTCACGAAGTCGGGTCTGAAGCCGGGGCAGACGATGCTCGTGCAGGGCGCATCGGGCGGGGTCTCGACGGCGCTGGTGCAGCTGGGCCGCGCCGCCGGGATGCGGGTCTGGGTGACCGGTCGCACGGAGGAGAAGCGGGCCGTCGCCGAGCGGCTCGGGGCCCACGCCACGTTCCCGTCGGGCGAGCGGCTGCCGGAACGCGTCGACGCCGTCTTCGAGACGGTTGGTGACGCCACGTGGTCGCACTCGATGCGCGCCCTCAAGCCGGGTGGGGTGATCGTTGTCTCCGGCTCGACCAGTGGGCCCAACCCGGGGGCCGACCTCCAGCGGCTGTTCTTCCTCCAGCTGCGCGTGATCGGTTCCACCATGGGCACCCGCCAGGAGCTCGTTGACCTGCTGCGTTTCGTCGAGAACGCCGGGATCTCGCCCGAGATCGGGCTCGAACTGCCGATGGATCAGGCCGCCGAAGGCTTCCGCGCGATGCTCGACGGAGACACGTCTGGGAAGATCGTATTCACTCAATGA
- a CDS encoding MOSC domain-containing protein, which produces MTGRVESVNVAFVRSDIDTRAPDGRTGIDKRPVDGPVLLTAAGVQGDTICETKHHGGPDQAVYAYAAEDLAFWTAELGQEFRPGGVGENLTVSGVDCTGAVLGERWQVGDAVLQVRSCRTPCRVFAGFRAVPDLVKRFIAAGRPGAYLAVERQGLVRAGDTVELLDRPDHGVTVADLMAASTVARERVPEVAVAREYMGVRVRAWLDRALELSGA; this is translated from the coding sequence ATGACCGGGAGGGTCGAGTCCGTCAACGTCGCCTTCGTGCGCAGCGACATCGACACCCGGGCCCCGGACGGGCGCACGGGCATCGACAAGCGACCGGTCGACGGGCCGGTGCTGCTCACGGCCGCCGGGGTGCAGGGCGACACCATCTGCGAGACGAAGCACCACGGAGGCCCCGACCAGGCCGTCTACGCCTACGCGGCCGAGGACCTCGCGTTCTGGACGGCCGAGCTCGGGCAGGAGTTCCGGCCGGGCGGGGTGGGCGAGAACCTCACCGTGTCCGGCGTCGACTGCACCGGCGCCGTGCTCGGCGAGCGCTGGCAGGTGGGCGACGCGGTGCTGCAGGTGCGCAGCTGCCGCACCCCGTGCCGGGTGTTCGCCGGCTTCCGGGCGGTACCCGATCTCGTCAAGCGGTTCATCGCCGCCGGGCGGCCAGGGGCGTACCTGGCCGTGGAGCGGCAGGGGCTGGTGCGCGCGGGCGACACGGTGGAGCTGCTGGACCGGCCGGACCACGGGGTGACCGTGGCCGACCTGATGGCAGCGTCCACCGTGGCGCGCGAGCGGGTACCCGAGGTGGCCGTGGCCCGGGAGTACATGGGGGTGCGGGTCCGGGCCTGGCTGGATCGGGCGTTGGAGTTGTCGGGGGCTTAG
- a CDS encoding MarR family winged helix-turn-helix transcriptional regulator codes for MTGLVELLDRLDRAVAAALSPVTSAEGVSRDGWRVLLMLARGGGRSMGEIASHTALPAPTATRVVDRLVAAQLAYRRTDPIDRRRVLVHLAGGGRAVVERVCGRVERRASEALGSPHTAERAQLAELLEALASQPA; via the coding sequence ATGACAGGTCTCGTCGAGCTTCTCGACCGGCTGGACCGCGCCGTTGCCGCCGCGCTCTCGCCGGTCACCTCGGCGGAGGGCGTCAGTCGGGACGGCTGGCGCGTGTTGCTGATGCTGGCCCGCGGAGGTGGTCGGAGCATGGGCGAGATCGCGTCGCACACCGCTCTGCCCGCGCCCACGGCCACCCGCGTCGTCGACCGCCTGGTCGCCGCGCAGCTGGCCTACCGCCGCACCGACCCCATCGATCGTAGGCGCGTGCTCGTCCACCTCGCGGGCGGAGGCCGCGCCGTCGTCGAGAGAGTCTGCGGCCGGGTCGAGCGCCGGGCGAGTGAGGCGCTCGGCTCCCCCCACACCGCCGAACGCGCGCAGCTCGCCGAGCTCCTCGAAGCGCTGGCGAGCCAGCCCGCCTGA
- a CDS encoding nitroreductase/quinone reductase family protein, with product MDVREVNKRVVEQFRAGSDVDGMHRERLVLLTTTGRRTGEPRTTPMMFHRDGDAVLVIASNIGASRHPDWYLNLAADPQVTIEVGDESGAPRPAVARTLEGAEREPVWEMLKATYPFFAEHERQTTRTIPVVALTPVEEP from the coding sequence ATGGACGTGCGTGAGGTCAACAAGCGGGTGGTCGAGCAGTTCCGCGCCGGCAGCGACGTCGACGGGATGCACCGCGAGCGCCTGGTGCTGCTCACCACCACCGGACGCCGCACCGGTGAGCCCCGCACCACTCCGATGATGTTCCACCGCGACGGCGACGCGGTGCTCGTCATCGCGTCGAACATCGGCGCGTCCCGGCACCCCGACTGGTACCTGAACCTGGCGGCCGACCCGCAGGTCACCATCGAGGTGGGCGACGAGTCAGGGGCTCCGCGGCCTGCCGTGGCGCGGACCCTCGAAGGCGCCGAGCGCGAGCCGGTGTGGGAGATGCTGAAGGCGACCTACCCGTTCTTCGCCGAGCACGAGCGGCAGACGACGCGGACCATCCCGGTGGTGGCACTGACACCCGTGGAGGAGCCGTAG
- a CDS encoding SDR family NAD(P)-dependent oxidoreductase produces MTTPARITTPFTASSTAAEVLEGHDLSGLRAVVTGASSGLGAESARALVAAGAEVTLAVRDSRAGAVAARAIARSAGTPAPQVAVVDLADRRSVARFVDSWAGPLHLLLANAGVVTGGLERTSDGWELQFATNHLGHFALATGLHRALAEGAAGRGEARIVAVSSTAHMRADVDFDDLHFERRDYDPQIAYAQSKTANSLFAVGATQRWARDGIVANSANPGGVATGLQRNFTRRQKESLAAAEAAGIFTYKTVEQGAATIMVAAVAGELAGSGGHYLDDCQEAYPVPNDADLADHPHGVKAWALDRVRADRLWSVSTALLQA; encoded by the coding sequence GTGACGACACCCGCCCGCATCACCACGCCGTTCACCGCGTCGAGCACCGCGGCGGAGGTGCTGGAGGGACACGACCTGTCCGGCCTGCGCGCGGTCGTGACCGGTGCGTCGTCCGGCCTCGGGGCCGAGTCGGCGCGCGCCCTGGTCGCCGCGGGCGCGGAGGTCACACTCGCGGTGCGGGACTCCCGCGCCGGCGCTGTCGCTGCGCGCGCCATCGCGAGGTCCGCCGGTACGCCGGCTCCTCAGGTGGCGGTCGTCGATCTCGCCGACCGCAGGTCGGTCGCGAGGTTCGTCGATTCCTGGGCCGGGCCGCTGCACCTCCTGCTCGCCAACGCCGGCGTGGTCACCGGCGGCTTGGAGCGGACGTCCGACGGGTGGGAACTGCAGTTCGCGACCAATCACCTCGGGCACTTCGCCCTGGCGACCGGTCTGCATCGCGCCCTCGCCGAGGGCGCCGCCGGTCGAGGTGAGGCCCGGATCGTGGCGGTGAGCTCGACCGCGCACATGCGCGCCGACGTCGACTTCGACGACCTGCACTTCGAGCGGCGCGACTACGACCCCCAGATCGCCTACGCGCAGTCGAAGACCGCCAACTCCCTGTTCGCCGTCGGGGCGACGCAGCGGTGGGCTCGCGACGGCATCGTCGCCAACAGCGCCAACCCGGGCGGTGTCGCCACCGGCCTGCAGCGGAACTTCACCCGGCGCCAGAAGGAGTCACTCGCGGCGGCCGAGGCCGCGGGCATCTTCACGTACAAGACCGTCGAGCAGGGTGCGGCGACGATCATGGTGGCCGCGGTCGCCGGGGAACTGGCCGGTTCCGGAGGTCACTACCTCGACGACTGCCAGGAGGCGTACCCGGTCCCGAACGACGCCGATCTCGCCGACCACCCGCACGGCGTCAAGGCGTGGGCCCTCGACCGCGTTCGGGCCGACCGGCTGTGGAGCGTGTCGACCGCGTTGCTGCAAGCCTGA
- a CDS encoding NAD-dependent protein deacetylase: MDVLLDRALGVLARRPIVALTGAGLSTDSGIPDYRGPGSPRRTPMTYQEFLSGEAAQRRYWARSYIGWARMAHAAPNTGHHALAALERCGALHGLITQNVDGLHGEAGSRAVIDLHGRIADVVCVGCRRRTSRAQLQERFTALNPGFVEAAGTAVEAAPDGDAELAAVDGFRLAWCTECGGVLKPDVVFFGENVPRERVARAYAMVDAAAALLVAGSSLTVMSGLRFVRHAHKAGIPVVIVNRGATRGDPLATVRVDAGCSETLSALAAVASTAA; the protein is encoded by the coding sequence GTGGATGTGCTGCTCGACCGGGCGCTCGGTGTGCTCGCGCGCCGGCCGATCGTCGCGCTGACGGGTGCCGGCCTGTCCACCGACTCCGGTATCCCGGACTACCGCGGGCCGGGCTCCCCGCGGCGCACCCCGATGACCTACCAGGAGTTCCTCTCCGGTGAGGCCGCGCAGCGGCGGTACTGGGCGCGCAGCTACATCGGCTGGGCCCGCATGGCCCACGCCGCGCCGAACACCGGGCACCACGCGCTCGCCGCGCTGGAGCGGTGCGGTGCCCTGCACGGGCTGATCACGCAGAACGTCGACGGGTTGCACGGGGAGGCCGGGAGCCGGGCCGTGATCGACCTGCACGGCCGCATCGCCGACGTCGTCTGCGTGGGATGCCGGCGGCGCACCAGCCGCGCGCAGCTGCAGGAACGGTTCACCGCGCTCAACCCCGGGTTCGTCGAGGCGGCCGGCACCGCCGTCGAGGCGGCTCCCGACGGCGACGCCGAGCTCGCGGCCGTCGACGGGTTCCGGCTCGCGTGGTGCACCGAGTGCGGCGGCGTGCTGAAGCCCGACGTGGTGTTCTTCGGCGAGAACGTGCCGCGCGAGCGGGTGGCCCGCGCCTACGCGATGGTCGACGCCGCGGCGGCACTGCTCGTCGCGGGCTCGTCGTTGACCGTGATGTCGGGCCTGCGGTTCGTGCGGCACGCGCACAAGGCCGGCATCCCGGTCGTGATCGTCAACCGCGGCGCGACCCGCGGCGACCCGCTGGCCACCGTGCGGGTGGACGCCGGGTGCTCGGAGACCCTGTCCGCCCTGGCCGCGGTGGCGAGCACGGCGGCCTGA
- the trpS gene encoding tryptophan--tRNA ligase translates to MTAISSDTVLAAQRRSAELETGIAHEPAAFRILTGDRPTGPLHLGHYFGTLANRVRLQQLGVELFVLVADYQVLTDRDVAENLPEHVDGLVADYLAVGIDPGKSTIFAHSAVPALNQLMLPFLSLVSVAELERNPTVKEEIEASRRSSVSGLMLTYPVHQAADILFCKADLVPVGKDQLPHVETTRTVARRFNERYGPVFPVPDALLSSVPHLLGLDGQKMSKSRGNAIALSLSADETAERIRRARTDSLRRITYEPQTRPEVSNLVRLAALCQDRDPHEVADEVGDGGAAALKRLASEAVNEFLRPVRARRAAYLADRDHLRQILRAGNERAGAIAEETLREVRAAMKTP, encoded by the coding sequence GTGACCGCCATCAGTTCCGACACCGTGCTCGCCGCGCAGCGCCGCAGCGCCGAGCTGGAGACCGGCATCGCCCACGAACCGGCGGCGTTCCGGATCCTCACCGGGGACCGGCCGACCGGGCCGCTGCACCTGGGCCACTACTTCGGCACGTTGGCCAACCGCGTGCGCCTGCAGCAGCTCGGCGTCGAGCTGTTCGTGCTCGTGGCCGACTATCAGGTGCTCACCGACCGGGACGTCGCCGAGAACCTGCCCGAGCACGTCGACGGCCTGGTCGCCGACTACCTGGCCGTCGGCATCGACCCGGGCAAGAGCACGATCTTCGCCCACAGCGCCGTGCCCGCGCTCAACCAGCTGATGCTGCCGTTCCTGTCGCTGGTGTCGGTCGCCGAGCTGGAGCGCAACCCCACGGTCAAGGAGGAGATCGAGGCGTCCAGGAGATCCTCGGTGAGCGGCCTGATGCTCACCTACCCGGTGCACCAGGCCGCCGACATCCTCTTCTGCAAGGCCGACCTGGTGCCGGTCGGCAAGGACCAGCTGCCCCACGTGGAGACGACGCGCACCGTCGCCCGCCGCTTCAACGAGCGGTACGGGCCGGTCTTCCCGGTTCCGGACGCGCTGCTCTCGTCCGTCCCGCACCTGCTCGGCCTGGACGGGCAGAAGATGAGCAAGAGCCGCGGCAACGCGATCGCGTTGTCCCTGTCCGCCGACGAGACCGCGGAGCGGATCCGGCGCGCCAGGACCGACTCCCTCCGCCGCATCACCTACGAGCCGCAGACCCGGCCCGAGGTGTCCAACCTGGTCCGGCTGGCCGCGCTCTGCCAGGACCGCGACCCGCACGAGGTGGCCGACGAGGTCGGCGACGGGGGAGCGGCGGCGCTCAAGCGGCTCGCGAGCGAGGCGGTCAACGAGTTCCTGCGGCCCGTCCGGGCCCGCAGGGCCGCCTACCTCGCCGACCGCGACCACCTGCGCCAGATCCTCCGGGCCGGCAACGAGCGCGCAGGCGCCATCGCCGAGGAGACCCTGCGCGAGGTTCGCGCCGCCATGAAGACGCCCTGA
- a CDS encoding TetR/AcrR family transcriptional regulator, which produces MAGSEGQGGEAGRRDQVLESALHTFARFGYRKTSMEEIAGEARISRPGLYFLFSSKQELFRAAATRALECDLAAAEQVLADSERPLRGRLVEAFDRWAGRYVGPARDVMAVIEQNPDLLGGIVETAPVRFRQSVTDAIAQVTDRQSATDIAQTLISTSLGLKYQADTRDSYLARLAVAVRLLVPG; this is translated from the coding sequence ATGGCCGGTTCGGAGGGACAGGGCGGCGAAGCGGGGCGTCGTGACCAGGTGCTGGAGTCCGCGTTGCACACCTTCGCCCGCTTCGGCTACCGGAAGACGTCGATGGAGGAGATCGCCGGCGAGGCTCGAATCTCGCGGCCCGGCCTGTACTTCCTGTTCTCGTCCAAGCAGGAGCTGTTCCGGGCCGCGGCGACGCGAGCCCTGGAGTGCGACCTCGCCGCAGCCGAACAGGTGCTCGCGGACTCCGAGCGACCGTTGCGGGGGCGCCTCGTCGAGGCCTTCGACCGATGGGCGGGCCGCTACGTCGGGCCGGCGCGCGATGTGATGGCGGTCATCGAGCAGAACCCCGACCTGCTCGGCGGGATCGTCGAGACGGCACCGGTCAGGTTCCGGCAGTCGGTCACCGACGCGATCGCCCAGGTCACCGACCGGCAGTCGGCGACGGACATCGCGCAGACACTGATCAGCACCTCGCTGGGACTGAAGTACCAGGCCGACACCCGGGACAGCTACCTCGCGCGTCTCGCCGTCGCGGTTCGCCTGCTCGTGCCCGGATGA
- a CDS encoding nitronate monooxygenase, whose translation MLTALDSPLVLAPMAGGPTTPDLVAAVSGAGGFGFLAGGYLDPGALGAAVAAVRERTERPFGVNLFLPGERRDAGVAEYRERLVAAGLEPGEPRWDDDGYPGKLDLLLADPVPVVSFTFGCPDPDAVSRLHAVGSEVLATVTSPAEARRAAAAGVDGLVVQGMEAGAHRGVFENDPADPAGGELYGLLALLRLVAASVDLPLVATGGIADGAGIAAVLAGGAVAAQLGTAFLACPEAGTKPAHRAALLDSDGAATAITRAFTGRPARGIRNPFLDDHTAAAPAGYPQVHHMTRPIRANGDPASMNFWAGQAYPLVRPLPAAELVTTLLAEAREAASRAAAGLAR comes from the coding sequence GTGCTGACCGCACTGGACTCCCCGCTCGTACTGGCTCCGATGGCAGGCGGCCCCACCACCCCCGACCTCGTCGCCGCGGTGTCCGGCGCAGGCGGGTTCGGGTTCCTCGCAGGGGGCTACCTGGACCCGGGCGCGCTCGGTGCCGCGGTCGCGGCGGTCCGCGAGCGCACCGAACGGCCCTTCGGCGTGAACCTGTTCCTCCCCGGCGAGCGGCGCGACGCCGGCGTGGCCGAGTACCGCGAGCGGCTCGTCGCCGCGGGCCTCGAGCCGGGGGAGCCGCGGTGGGACGACGACGGGTACCCCGGGAAGCTCGACCTGCTGCTCGCCGACCCGGTGCCGGTGGTGTCGTTCACGTTCGGCTGCCCCGACCCGGACGCCGTGTCGCGCCTGCACGCAGTGGGCAGCGAGGTGCTCGCCACCGTCACCAGCCCCGCCGAGGCTCGACGCGCCGCCGCGGCGGGCGTCGACGGGCTCGTCGTGCAGGGCATGGAGGCGGGCGCGCACCGGGGCGTGTTCGAGAACGACCCGGCCGACCCCGCAGGCGGCGAGCTGTACGGGCTGCTCGCGCTGCTGCGGCTCGTCGCGGCGTCCGTCGACCTCCCGCTGGTGGCCACGGGCGGCATCGCCGACGGCGCAGGCATCGCCGCAGTGCTGGCCGGGGGCGCGGTGGCCGCCCAGCTCGGCACCGCGTTCCTGGCCTGCCCCGAGGCCGGCACGAAGCCCGCACACCGCGCCGCGCTCCTCGACTCGGACGGCGCCGCGACGGCGATCACGCGCGCGTTCACCGGCCGCCCAGCGCGCGGCATCCGCAACCCGTTCCTCGACGACCACACCGCCGCGGCCCCGGCCGGCTACCCCCAGGTGCATCACATGACACGACCGATCAGGGCCAACGGCGACCCCGCCTCGATGAACTTCTGGGCGGGGCAGGCCTACCCGCTGGTCCGCCCGCTGCCGGCGGCCGAGCTGGTGACCACGCTCCTGGCGGAGGCCCGCGAGGCCGCCTCCCGCGCCGCAGCGGGTCTCGCCCGATGA
- a CDS encoding enoyl-CoA hydratase-related protein has product MTELVHLDVAAGVATITLDSPGNRNALSAQLRGELLAHLQAAIDDADVRVIVLSHTGRVFCSGMDLKESRGAGAQNQGVNEFPAILELIWSSPTPVVARVAGPARAGGVGLVAACDIAVAADDATFAFSEVRIGVVPAVISVTVLPRLLPRAAHELFLTGETFDGPRAVRIGLINSTVPAGDLDAEVARYAEMLRLGAPGALAATKEMLRRERPAALGAQFAEMQQLSARLFAAEEGQEGMRAFAEKRPPAWAVGS; this is encoded by the coding sequence ATGACGGAGCTGGTGCACCTCGACGTCGCCGCCGGCGTCGCCACGATCACCCTCGACTCCCCCGGCAACCGCAACGCGCTCTCCGCCCAGCTGCGCGGGGAGCTGCTCGCGCACCTGCAGGCGGCGATCGACGACGCAGATGTGCGGGTGATCGTGCTGAGCCACACCGGGCGGGTGTTCTGCTCGGGGATGGACCTCAAGGAGTCGCGCGGCGCGGGAGCGCAGAACCAGGGTGTGAACGAGTTCCCGGCGATCCTGGAACTGATCTGGAGCTCGCCAACGCCGGTCGTCGCCCGGGTGGCCGGGCCGGCCAGGGCGGGCGGGGTCGGCCTGGTGGCTGCATGCGACATCGCGGTGGCGGCCGACGACGCCACGTTCGCGTTCAGCGAGGTGCGGATCGGCGTGGTGCCCGCGGTCATCTCGGTCACCGTGCTGCCGCGGCTGCTGCCGAGGGCGGCCCACGAGCTGTTCCTCACCGGCGAGACGTTCGACGGGCCACGGGCCGTGCGGATCGGGCTGATCAACAGCACCGTCCCGGCCGGCGACCTCGACGCCGAGGTCGCCCGCTATGCCGAGATGCTCCGGTTGGGCGCCCCGGGAGCGCTCGCGGCCACGAAGGAGATGCTGCGCCGCGAGCGCCCGGCCGCCCTCGGCGCGCAGTTCGCCGAGATGCAGCAGCTCTCCGCGCGGCTCTTCGCCGCGGAGGAGGGGCAGGAGGGCATGCGGGCCTTCGCGGAGAAGCGGCCACCGGCATGGGCGGTCGGGTCGTGA